A single genomic interval of Aureliella helgolandensis harbors:
- a CDS encoding threonine ammonia-lyase, whose protein sequence is MPAPIIPTFQDIRAAEIILGQHLSPAPLLRSYALEKELGLPSSRRVWIKDYGWTPVGSFKLLGALNWMAQHSNSIGERPVAAHSSGNFASGLAFAGQAYGKRVIIVMPEDAPKIKFARTRALGAEIRTYDKSQDHLTGRRDELTREIAEVENAVQASPYDDRYVIAGNGVGGLEIAEELQRQGRDVSHFLCAVSGGGLMAGHALAIAEYFPQASIHAIEPQGADDFQQSLAAGQRLRVEQPTSICDGLLSYDVGEHNWPILQTLVDSAWTVTDEQTRQAMGWLDAQHGLRSEPSGAITTAALLSRKIDLAGQGDIVLVLSGRNVDTTTFWEFVRDC, encoded by the coding sequence ATGCCCGCTCCAATCATCCCAACTTTTCAAGACATTCGTGCTGCTGAGATAATCCTAGGGCAGCACCTCTCTCCAGCTCCGCTACTTCGCTCCTATGCGTTGGAAAAAGAACTCGGGTTACCGAGCTCACGGCGTGTGTGGATCAAGGATTATGGCTGGACCCCCGTCGGCTCGTTTAAACTTTTGGGCGCCTTGAATTGGATGGCTCAGCATAGCAACTCCATTGGCGAGCGACCTGTTGCGGCGCATTCCTCGGGAAACTTCGCTTCTGGCTTAGCCTTTGCGGGGCAAGCCTACGGCAAACGTGTCATTATCGTGATGCCTGAAGATGCTCCAAAGATCAAGTTCGCCAGGACGCGCGCGTTGGGCGCCGAAATACGTACCTATGACAAATCGCAAGATCATTTGACGGGGCGGCGAGACGAATTGACTCGGGAGATCGCCGAGGTGGAGAACGCAGTGCAAGCCTCCCCCTACGATGATCGCTATGTCATCGCTGGCAACGGAGTTGGCGGATTGGAGATTGCTGAAGAATTGCAGCGTCAGGGGCGCGATGTCTCACACTTCCTGTGCGCCGTTAGCGGCGGCGGGCTCATGGCCGGCCACGCCTTGGCGATTGCCGAGTACTTTCCACAGGCGTCAATTCATGCGATCGAGCCCCAGGGGGCGGATGACTTCCAACAGTCGCTCGCCGCAGGGCAACGGTTACGCGTGGAGCAACCGACCAGTATTTGTGATGGCCTGCTGTCCTACGATGTTGGGGAGCACAATTGGCCCATCCTGCAAACGCTCGTCGATTCAGCCTGGACCGTTACCGATGAACAAACTCGCCAAGCAATGGGCTGGTTGGACGCTCAGCATGGCCTGCGGAGCGAACCCTCAGGAGCCATCACCACTGCCGCCCTGCTTTCCCGCAAGATCGATCTCGCTGGTCAGGGGGATATTGTCCTCGTGCTGAGCGGGCGCAATGTCGACACCACGACATTTTGGGAGTTCGTGCGAGACTGCTGA
- a CDS encoding MFS transporter, which yields MTSILVNYIDRGALSVAIPAIQLEFSLSPSQKGLLLSVFFWTYALMQLPAGWLVDRFDVKWVYAGGYVVWTVATALTGLTTGFYMLLAARLLLGVGESAAYPAISRLVVENFPEERRGLVNSLIDAGTKIGPALSILVGGLLVSEYGWRPLFIALGLGGMVWLIPWIRYVPSRSRNLPGATTAPTENASPSARHQPPISQVAFHPAVWGTSLGMFALGYVWYFLLTWLPTYLMDVHQLNLKETAVSAALPFLTMAASSVFWGWAADRLIAKGCSPTFSRKLISLSGLGIAAALLLAASRVASPTSCIALLCASCAALGMFTANVWAMTQTLAGPAAGSWTGIQNCIGNMGGVLSPLVAGWSVEMTGSYLTAFGMAAAVMLAGIAGYLFIVGPIQEINWKPQA from the coding sequence GTGACCTCCATCCTGGTTAACTACATCGACCGCGGAGCTCTATCGGTAGCGATCCCTGCCATACAACTGGAGTTCTCGCTCAGCCCCAGTCAGAAGGGATTGCTTCTGTCGGTCTTCTTTTGGACCTACGCGTTAATGCAACTGCCCGCCGGCTGGCTTGTCGACCGGTTTGATGTGAAATGGGTCTATGCTGGTGGCTACGTGGTGTGGACGGTCGCAACAGCCCTGACCGGGTTAACTACCGGATTCTATATGCTGCTGGCGGCGCGTCTGCTGTTGGGAGTCGGGGAGAGCGCTGCCTATCCCGCCATCTCGCGGTTGGTGGTCGAAAACTTTCCTGAGGAGAGACGCGGACTCGTCAACTCGCTCATCGATGCAGGAACCAAGATTGGTCCGGCTCTCAGCATTCTGGTGGGTGGCTTGTTGGTTTCGGAGTACGGCTGGCGTCCCTTGTTCATCGCCCTCGGCCTAGGTGGCATGGTGTGGCTGATTCCCTGGATACGTTACGTCCCCTCCCGCTCTCGCAATCTGCCCGGCGCGACAACCGCTCCCACCGAGAACGCGTCTCCATCGGCGCGACACCAACCACCGATTTCCCAAGTTGCCTTTCATCCCGCGGTGTGGGGCACCTCCCTGGGAATGTTTGCACTGGGCTATGTATGGTATTTCCTGCTAACTTGGCTCCCGACCTATTTGATGGATGTCCACCAACTAAACCTCAAAGAGACTGCCGTCTCCGCTGCCCTGCCCTTCTTGACCATGGCCGCATCCTCAGTGTTTTGGGGCTGGGCCGCAGATCGCTTGATTGCCAAAGGGTGCTCTCCCACCTTCTCTCGCAAGTTGATCTCCCTGAGCGGCCTGGGGATTGCTGCAGCGTTGCTCCTAGCCGCCTCGCGAGTTGCTTCGCCGACCAGCTGCATTGCGTTGCTCTGCGCCTCCTGCGCTGCCCTGGGAATGTTCACTGCCAATGTATGGGCGATGACGCAAACCCTAGCGGGTCCCGCTGCTGGTAGTTGGACGGGTATCCAGAACTGCATCGGCAATATGGGAGGAGTTCTGTCGCCCCTGGTCGCCGGTTGGTCCGTCGAAATGACCGGCTCCTACCTAACCGCTTTCGGGATGGCGGCCGCCGTCATGCTGGCCGGTATCGCCGGCTATCTCTTCATCGTAGGCCCCATTCAGGAAATCAACTGGAAACCCCAAGCATGA
- a CDS encoding M20 family metallopeptidase: protein MTLKDSQPTDDVLRTLADLVSINSVNPNYDGGVPELAMADYVDQFFTKLGVETWRQLVYPQRPNVLARLAGRNPHKRIVLEAHLDTVSTSGMTIAPWSPEIRDGRMYGRGACDTKGGMAAMMHAVASFVQAGITPECEILFAATIDEEFSYRGVVALCDSLKAGPVDPHILSHEVPPSDPLRADVAIIAEPTQLMPVTASKGLIRWKIETVGKAAHSSKPHLGSNAIVHMAHIIAALEEDTQKMAQHTHPLLGSATCNVGVVRGGVQVNFVPDSCEIEIDRRLLPHESRETVLAHYQQLIDSVAQNHPAMQVHMHPPMLSDRPLETDPNSPPVQTMCRVLEQLGHPATPIGVPFCSDASKFGALGIPSLILGPGCIDQAHAAVEYIECEQVVQAVEIYRSFLTQYS from the coding sequence ATGACCCTGAAAGACTCTCAACCCACCGACGACGTGCTCCGCACCCTGGCCGATCTGGTGAGCATCAACAGCGTCAACCCAAACTACGATGGGGGTGTCCCTGAGTTGGCGATGGCAGACTATGTGGACCAGTTCTTCACGAAGCTCGGTGTGGAGACATGGCGGCAACTCGTTTACCCCCAACGTCCCAATGTGCTCGCACGACTGGCGGGACGCAATCCCCACAAGCGAATCGTGCTCGAAGCCCACTTGGATACCGTCTCAACCAGTGGCATGACCATCGCTCCCTGGTCACCAGAGATCAGAGACGGCAGAATGTATGGACGCGGCGCTTGCGACACTAAGGGTGGCATGGCTGCCATGATGCACGCCGTTGCCTCTTTCGTTCAAGCTGGAATCACACCCGAGTGCGAGATTCTTTTTGCCGCCACAATTGACGAGGAGTTTTCGTACCGCGGCGTCGTCGCCCTGTGTGATTCCCTCAAGGCTGGCCCGGTCGATCCCCACATCCTTTCGCACGAAGTTCCTCCCAGCGATCCACTGCGCGCCGACGTCGCGATCATCGCCGAACCCACGCAGCTAATGCCCGTAACCGCCAGCAAAGGGCTAATCCGCTGGAAGATTGAAACCGTGGGCAAAGCAGCCCATTCGTCCAAACCCCATCTGGGGTCCAATGCGATCGTCCACATGGCTCATATCATCGCTGCATTGGAGGAAGACACCCAGAAAATGGCTCAGCACACACACCCCTTGCTCGGCTCCGCCACCTGCAACGTGGGCGTGGTGCGTGGAGGTGTACAAGTCAATTTTGTTCCCGACAGCTGTGAAATTGAAATCGACCGCCGCCTCCTGCCACACGAGTCACGCGAAACGGTCTTGGCCCACTACCAACAGCTGATCGATTCGGTAGCTCAAAATCATCCTGCGATGCAGGTTCATATGCACCCACCAATGCTCAGTGATCGCCCGCTAGAAACCGATCCCAATTCACCTCCAGTCCAGACCATGTGTCGCGTTCTGGAGCAGTTGGGACACCCCGCCACCCCGATTGGCGTTCCATTCTGCAGTGATGCCAGCAAGTTCGGTGCCTTGGGAATCCCGAGTCTGATTTTAGGACCAGGCTGTATCGACCAGGCGCACGCGGCAGTCGAGTATATTGAATGCGAGCAGGTTGTGCAGGCAGTTGAGATCTACCGCAGCTTTCTGACCCAATACTCGTAA
- a CDS encoding DUF1553 domain-containing protein has protein sequence MLTILRNAFASCMMVLTFVVLPCLAIDQARADEQQVPDAEALAFFETNIRPLLVEHCYDCHAEDNAESELRLDTLQGMLEGGLAGASVVPGRPAASLLLTAVRYQDSDLKMPPDSRLTQRQVADLTRWIEMGAPHPESGTVQPIRRGSDVDLELGRQHWAFVPPVKECPPPISAGSPAIAPSERRPGTIQNPIDAFVISRLEEQGLQRAATSDKHALLRRATFDLIGLPPTPEEIADFLADESPEAFQRVVDRLLASHHYGERWGRHWLDVARYADSNGLDENVAFGNAWRYRDYVINAFNCDKPYDEFITEQLAGDLLDSGSDLQRKHEQLTATGFLVLGPKVLAEQDEAKMEMDIIDEQIDTVGKGILGLTLGCARCHTHKFDPISHHDYYGLAGIFKSTHTMDSYKTVAVWHENSVATAAQRAALEQHQQRVAEQEKAIAELQSEGAKALELAPEEKLTAAQEKELPEELKAKLKERRDALTELNAQPPEDPTAMGVVDGTPADTSVHLRGSHLTLGDTVPRRFPQVLTSDHPASLPAEQSGRLELANWLTNGRHPLTARVMVNRIWRGHFGQGIVKTVDNFGLQGDRPSHPKLLDWLAVHFVDEGWSVKSLHRLIMLSETYQMSSQFSAENDAKDPGNRFLWRFNLRRIEAEAIRDSLLAVSGKIDLAAGGKLLQYDNREYVFNHTSNDKSTYDTLRRSIYVPIIRNHLYDVFQLFDYTDASVLNGDRNTSTIAPQALFLMNSSFVDSMSLAMADRILSLGISEEQRIEKLYLESYGRPASQQELAAARRFIQAFEESLAVQPATAELPLATDSEEEGNAQSGVDGAVEVKHRVWQAFCQSMVSSSEFIYVR, from the coding sequence ATGTTGACGATTCTGCGCAACGCTTTTGCAAGTTGCATGATGGTCTTGACGTTTGTCGTCCTGCCCTGCTTGGCCATCGACCAAGCCAGGGCAGATGAGCAGCAGGTGCCCGATGCGGAAGCGCTAGCCTTCTTCGAGACAAACATCCGCCCCTTGCTGGTCGAGCACTGTTACGATTGCCACGCTGAGGACAATGCCGAGTCGGAGCTTCGTCTCGATACCTTGCAGGGCATGTTGGAGGGCGGTCTAGCGGGAGCTTCGGTCGTTCCAGGACGGCCAGCGGCAAGCTTGCTGCTCACCGCGGTTCGCTATCAAGACAGCGACCTAAAGATGCCGCCCGACTCACGCTTGACTCAACGCCAAGTCGCAGACCTGACGCGCTGGATTGAAATGGGAGCTCCCCACCCTGAGAGTGGCACTGTCCAGCCCATCCGCCGCGGCAGCGACGTTGACCTCGAACTGGGGCGTCAGCACTGGGCGTTCGTCCCTCCCGTCAAAGAATGCCCGCCGCCAATCAGCGCCGGCAGTCCCGCGATCGCTCCGTCGGAGCGCCGGCCGGGGACGATTCAAAACCCGATCGATGCCTTCGTAATCTCACGACTGGAGGAGCAAGGCTTGCAACGTGCGGCGACCTCCGACAAACACGCCTTGCTCCGTCGCGCAACCTTCGATCTTATCGGTCTTCCCCCGACGCCAGAGGAAATCGCCGATTTTTTGGCCGATGAATCTCCCGAAGCCTTTCAGCGTGTCGTCGACCGACTCTTGGCCTCGCACCACTACGGCGAGCGCTGGGGGCGCCACTGGCTCGACGTGGCACGCTACGCAGACTCCAATGGTTTGGATGAGAATGTGGCATTTGGAAATGCCTGGCGTTACCGTGACTATGTCATCAATGCTTTCAATTGCGACAAACCCTACGACGAATTTATCACGGAACAACTCGCCGGTGACCTGCTCGATAGTGGCTCCGATTTGCAGCGCAAGCATGAGCAATTAACGGCCACGGGATTCTTAGTGCTAGGCCCTAAAGTTTTGGCGGAACAAGATGAAGCCAAAATGGAAATGGACATCATCGATGAACAAATCGATACCGTTGGCAAGGGCATTCTTGGCTTAACACTGGGTTGCGCCCGATGCCATACGCACAAATTCGATCCCATCAGCCATCATGACTATTACGGGCTGGCTGGTATCTTCAAGAGCACACACACCATGGACAGCTACAAGACGGTAGCGGTGTGGCATGAGAACTCCGTGGCCACGGCTGCCCAACGCGCCGCCCTGGAGCAGCACCAGCAACGCGTAGCCGAGCAGGAGAAAGCGATTGCAGAGCTGCAGTCGGAGGGAGCGAAAGCCCTTGAATTAGCACCCGAGGAAAAACTCACCGCCGCTCAGGAAAAGGAACTGCCCGAAGAACTCAAAGCGAAGCTGAAAGAACGGCGTGATGCGCTCACCGAACTCAACGCTCAGCCCCCCGAAGATCCAACCGCTATGGGAGTGGTCGATGGCACTCCCGCCGATACCTCGGTGCATCTACGTGGCAGCCATTTAACCTTGGGCGATACCGTCCCTCGTCGCTTTCCCCAGGTACTCACCAGCGACCACCCGGCGAGCCTCCCCGCCGAACAGAGCGGGCGACTGGAGCTCGCCAATTGGCTCACCAATGGACGCCATCCATTAACCGCTCGAGTCATGGTCAACCGAATCTGGCGGGGACATTTCGGTCAGGGAATCGTCAAGACTGTCGACAATTTTGGCCTGCAAGGCGATCGCCCCTCGCACCCCAAGCTGCTCGATTGGTTAGCGGTGCACTTCGTGGACGAGGGTTGGTCGGTGAAGTCCTTGCACCGTCTGATCATGCTCTCGGAGACCTACCAGATGAGCAGCCAATTCAGCGCTGAGAATGATGCCAAAGATCCCGGCAATCGGTTCCTCTGGCGATTTAACCTGCGTCGAATCGAGGCCGAGGCAATTCGCGATAGTCTCTTGGCAGTCAGCGGTAAGATCGATTTGGCCGCTGGCGGTAAACTCCTCCAGTACGACAATCGAGAATACGTATTCAATCACACTTCCAATGACAAATCGACGTATGACACACTGCGGCGATCGATCTACGTGCCCATCATACGCAACCATTTGTACGACGTCTTTCAGCTGTTCGATTACACGGATGCGAGCGTTCTCAACGGTGATCGCAATACCAGCACCATTGCGCCTCAAGCCCTATTCTTAATGAACTCGAGTTTTGTAGACAGCATGTCGCTGGCGATGGCGGATCGCATCCTCTCACTTGGAATCAGCGAAGAGCAACGGATTGAGAAGCTGTACCTTGAAAGCTATGGTCGTCCCGCCAGCCAGCAGGAACTCGCCGCCGCGCGGCGCTTCATTCAGGCATTTGAGGAATCCCTTGCCGTCCAACCTGCGACAGCGGAATTGCCTCTCGCAACTGACAGTGAAGAAGAGGGCAATGCGCAATCCGGAGTGGACGGCGCCGTGGAGGTGAAACACCGCGTTTGGCAAGCGTTTTGCCAGTCGATGGTGTCCTCCAGTGAATTCATTTACGTCCGCTAG
- a CDS encoding amidohydrolase family protein encodes MKNHSHFAHSRRQFVSGAVAAASLIGTTQLNATPQATAPAQQDTGWIDAHVHVWHPDTTRYPISTRFKTTDMQPASFTPEELFANCKPAGVKRIVLIQMSFYEFDHRYMLEAMRAHPGVFSGVALIDYRRPDLVTRMEKLAGQGMRGFRLHSQGDADQWVTDPGMAKLWAAAAEMDLAVCPLINPTDIQHVDALCAVHPDTTVVVDHFARIGVSGTIEPQFLDELCQLARFPNTHLKTSAFYALGKKSPPYKDLIPMIKRVYDSFGPERLMWASDCPYQVQDQHDYASSIALVRDHLNFLSEGDKQWMLCGTADKVFF; translated from the coding sequence TTGAAAAACCATTCCCACTTTGCGCACTCCCGTCGGCAGTTCGTGAGCGGTGCCGTTGCCGCAGCCTCTCTGATCGGCACCACGCAGCTGAACGCAACTCCTCAAGCAACCGCTCCGGCCCAGCAAGACACCGGTTGGATCGACGCGCATGTCCATGTTTGGCATCCCGATACAACCCGGTATCCGATTAGCACGCGGTTCAAAACCACTGACATGCAACCCGCCAGTTTTACTCCAGAGGAGCTCTTTGCGAATTGCAAACCCGCCGGCGTAAAACGCATCGTATTGATCCAGATGAGCTTCTATGAGTTCGACCATCGATACATGCTGGAGGCGATGCGGGCACATCCGGGTGTTTTCTCTGGGGTGGCACTCATCGACTACCGTCGCCCCGATCTCGTCACACGGATGGAGAAATTAGCTGGCCAAGGCATGCGAGGCTTCCGCTTGCATTCGCAGGGAGATGCCGACCAATGGGTTACCGATCCCGGCATGGCGAAGCTCTGGGCCGCCGCAGCGGAAATGGACTTGGCGGTTTGTCCTCTCATTAACCCAACGGACATTCAACATGTCGATGCACTTTGTGCAGTGCATCCCGACACGACCGTCGTGGTGGATCATTTTGCCAGAATTGGCGTCAGCGGCACCATCGAACCTCAGTTTTTGGACGAGCTATGCCAACTGGCACGCTTCCCCAACACCCACCTCAAAACCTCGGCATTCTATGCCTTAGGTAAGAAGTCGCCGCCCTACAAAGATTTGATTCCGATGATCAAACGCGTCTACGACAGCTTTGGCCCGGAACGTCTGATGTGGGCCAGCGATTGCCCCTATCAAGTGCAGGACCAGCACGACTATGCTTCCTCGATTGCTTTAGTTCGCGACCATCTCAATTTTCTTTCCGAGGGCGACAAACAATGGATGCTGTGTGGTACGGCGGATAAAGTATTCTTTTAG
- a CDS encoding DUF1501 domain-containing protein: MSLSRRQLLRATGAGFGSLALASLLAEETRGAAPAGPSAHFAAKAKRIIFLFMKGGPSHMDTFDYKPQLQKDDGKPLPFEKPRVQFAPTSELLGSPWKFRRYGESGIAVSELFPHVAELVDDLCIVNSMYGSNSAHGGACMKIHTGSDVFVRPSLGAWLSYGLGTENANLPGFITICPTLAHGGTKNWGAAFLPASCAGTPLGNASLPAEQARVKYVQNARLSLAAQRAQLDLTQSLNQRFLDSTGPDSALEARIKSFELAFRMQTEMPDALELNHESRATHEMYGIDDAKTEDFGRQCLMARRFAERGVRFIQVTHSNTEVQWDQHGSLRKGHEQNAGEVDKPIAGLLRDLKSRGLLEDTLVLWGGEFGRTPTCQGAGRDGRDHNPEGFTMWMAGAGLKTGIQYGATDEYGYYATHDKVHVHDLHATILHLMGLDHLRLTYRHAGRDFRLTDVAGRVVHDIIS, encoded by the coding sequence ATGTCTCTTTCCCGACGGCAACTACTGCGAGCGACCGGAGCTGGATTCGGCTCCCTGGCATTGGCGTCCCTTTTGGCAGAAGAAACGCGCGGCGCAGCACCAGCTGGACCATCCGCTCATTTTGCTGCCAAAGCGAAACGCATCATTTTTCTGTTCATGAAGGGGGGGCCCTCCCATATGGACACCTTTGACTACAAACCGCAGCTGCAGAAAGATGATGGCAAGCCGCTGCCGTTCGAAAAACCTCGTGTTCAATTTGCTCCCACCAGTGAATTGCTTGGCTCACCCTGGAAATTCCGGCGCTACGGAGAGAGCGGGATCGCTGTGAGTGAGCTTTTCCCACACGTGGCGGAATTGGTGGATGACCTGTGTATCGTCAACTCCATGTACGGCTCCAATTCGGCCCACGGCGGCGCGTGCATGAAGATTCATACTGGCAGCGACGTCTTCGTCCGCCCCAGCCTTGGTGCTTGGCTCAGTTACGGCCTGGGAACGGAGAATGCCAATCTGCCTGGCTTCATCACCATTTGTCCAACGCTCGCTCACGGTGGTACCAAGAACTGGGGAGCCGCCTTTCTCCCCGCCAGCTGTGCCGGTACCCCTCTCGGAAATGCCAGCCTGCCTGCCGAACAAGCACGCGTCAAATACGTGCAGAATGCGAGACTGTCGCTGGCTGCACAGCGCGCACAATTGGACTTAACCCAATCGCTGAACCAACGCTTTCTCGATTCGACGGGGCCAGATTCCGCACTGGAGGCGCGCATCAAATCCTTCGAGTTGGCCTTTCGCATGCAGACGGAAATGCCCGATGCGCTCGAGCTGAACCATGAGAGTCGTGCGACCCACGAAATGTACGGTATTGACGATGCCAAGACCGAAGACTTCGGTAGACAATGCCTCATGGCACGACGCTTTGCCGAACGCGGTGTGCGATTCATTCAAGTCACGCATAGCAATACAGAGGTGCAATGGGATCAGCATGGAAGTCTGCGGAAGGGGCATGAGCAAAATGCGGGCGAGGTCGACAAGCCAATCGCTGGACTCCTGCGCGACCTAAAATCACGCGGTTTGCTGGAGGATACTCTCGTGCTGTGGGGAGGGGAATTCGGACGCACCCCAACCTGCCAAGGCGCCGGGCGCGATGGACGCGACCACAATCCCGAAGGCTTTACCATGTGGATGGCGGGAGCTGGGCTGAAAACCGGAATTCAGTACGGTGCGACCGACGAATACGGGTACTACGCTACGCACGACAAGGTCCATGTCCACGATTTGCATGCCACGATTCTGCACCTCATGGGACTGGACCATCTTCGTCTAACCTACCGTCACGCCGGGCGAGATTTCCGATTGACCGATGTTGCCGGCCGCGTCGTCCACGACATTATCTCTTAA
- a CDS encoding Gfo/Idh/MocA family protein, with amino-acid sequence MPHTANRRSFIQAASLAGAALSLPAAQYSRVYGANEKLRIASVGTGGKGWSDLNGVAASPEVQVVGLCNIDSSRAHLGQAAEKYPNARQYADWRKLLDASKDIDGVLVSTPDFMHAPISMAAMHLGKHVFCQKPLSHSVHEARQMQLAAQKYDLVTQMCNQIQSHSAYRTAVHWVHSGLLGKVKEVHSWQGGQPSWPRNIPAPQGSDPVPTTVDWELWQGVAPDRHYKTGMYHPFNWRGWQDYGTGQLGDFACHILDPVFKSLKLGSPTRLTVQAPALLPESWTDRSTVRYEFPGTEYTLNRSIPVTWYDAAGVLPPRERLGSVPTDYKLPGAGSVIVGEKGSMVIPHVAMPTLFPVDQSPAGELPVIEGVDHYTQWADACRGVGQTTSHFDYAGPLTEAVLLGTIGIRFPDQELQWNAKKLEITNLPAAQEWISKSYRNGWEPAWV; translated from the coding sequence ATGCCGCATACCGCCAATCGCCGTTCGTTTATTCAAGCCGCCTCACTAGCGGGTGCTGCTCTCTCTCTACCAGCAGCTCAGTACTCGCGCGTCTACGGCGCGAACGAAAAGTTGAGAATTGCGAGCGTAGGGACAGGCGGAAAAGGGTGGAGTGACTTGAACGGAGTCGCTGCCAGCCCCGAAGTTCAAGTCGTTGGCCTGTGCAACATCGATAGTTCGCGGGCACACCTCGGGCAGGCTGCGGAAAAATACCCCAACGCGCGACAATATGCCGACTGGAGAAAACTACTCGATGCATCCAAAGACATCGATGGAGTGCTGGTTTCTACCCCCGACTTTATGCACGCCCCGATCTCGATGGCGGCCATGCATCTGGGCAAACACGTCTTCTGCCAAAAACCTCTATCCCACTCCGTTCACGAAGCGCGGCAGATGCAATTGGCCGCCCAAAAATACGACCTAGTGACACAGATGTGCAATCAAATCCAGTCCCACAGTGCATACCGAACGGCCGTGCACTGGGTGCATTCTGGATTGCTGGGTAAAGTGAAGGAAGTTCACTCCTGGCAGGGGGGACAGCCATCCTGGCCTCGCAACATTCCAGCTCCTCAGGGAAGCGACCCGGTACCGACCACGGTCGACTGGGAACTTTGGCAAGGCGTTGCACCAGATCGACACTACAAAACAGGGATGTACCATCCATTCAATTGGCGCGGTTGGCAAGATTACGGAACTGGGCAACTCGGCGATTTTGCATGCCACATCCTCGATCCCGTCTTCAAGTCACTCAAACTCGGTTCACCAACGCGGCTGACCGTCCAGGCACCTGCACTGCTTCCCGAATCCTGGACAGACCGTTCGACCGTTCGGTATGAGTTCCCGGGAACGGAATACACGTTGAACCGTTCGATTCCCGTCACTTGGTACGACGCTGCGGGAGTACTACCTCCCCGTGAAAGGTTAGGGAGCGTTCCCACCGATTACAAACTGCCTGGAGCCGGTTCGGTAATCGTGGGCGAAAAGGGATCGATGGTCATCCCGCACGTGGCTATGCCTACGCTCTTTCCGGTCGACCAATCCCCGGCTGGCGAACTCCCGGTGATTGAAGGGGTGGATCACTACACTCAATGGGCAGATGCCTGCCGCGGTGTGGGACAGACCACCTCACACTTTGACTACGCTGGCCCTCTGACCGAAGCCGTATTGCTGGGCACGATCGGAATTCGCTTTCCCGATCAAGAGCTGCAGTGGAATGCGAAGAAACTTGAGATCACCAACCTGCCTGCCGCCCAAGAATGGATCTCCAAATCGTACCGAAACGGTTGGGAACCAGCCTGGGTCTAA